The region GTGGCCCACGTGCTGCCGCTGGCGGTTTTTATGTTATTGAACAGCGTCCCCGGCTGGTTTCGAATCGAGAACCCTGAGCTGCCTTGGTATCGGCAGGCGCCCGAGCATTGGCTTTATCCTCTCCAGACGTTTTTGACGGGAGGCCTGCTCCTCTTTTTTGCGCGTCATTATCGTCTCGCTCCATGGCGTGGACTTGGTTTGGCCGCCGTGCTTGGTCTGATCGGCATCGCTTTCTGGGTCGCGCCAGCATGGCTATATGAGCGGCTGGTCGCTTCAGGCACACCGTTACCCGGCTGGGTGGAGTGGCTAGGCTTGGTGGAGCGGAAAGAGGGCTTCAATCCCGAAGTGCTCAGTGCCTGGCCAGCGTGGCAAGGGGCCTCCCTCGGCATGCGTTTTGTCCGCATGGTGGTGGTGGTGCCATTGATTGAAGAGATCTTTTGGCGTGGCTTCCTCATGCGTTACATCGGGGCAGGGGAGCGTGACTGGCAGCAGATTCCCTTTGGCCTTCACTCCTGGCGGGTCTTTGGGGTGGTGACACTGCTGGTGATGCTAGCGCACAACCCGGTGGATTACCTGGGGGCGTTTGTTTGGGGGGGGTTGGTGTATTTCGTGGCTGTGCGGACGAAAAGCCTAGGGGCCTGCGTGTTCATGCATGCGGTGGGAAATTTAGCCTTGGGGCTTTACGTATGTCAGACCCGCCAGTGGGGTTTTTGGTAATTCTGCCATAAGACTTGCCACTGGGGGTTAAATGTTAAAAGCTCGCGCCCCAATTCATGAGTCAGTCTGCCGCGCCCCAAGAAATCACCCGTCTCCGGGACCTTTCCTCCCACCAAAAAAAGTCGGGGCTAGCTGCCTGGTTAGGCTGGCTGTTCGATGGGTTGGACATGCACATCTACACGCTGGTGGCCACGCCCTTCGTCGCAGCCCTACTGATGAAGGATGGCATCGCAGCCCCCTCGGGGGAGGTGGATACAAAGGCTTCCATCATTCAGGCCGCCTTCTTGGTGGGCTGGGCCCTGGGCGGTGGGGTGTTCGGCTGGATTGGCGATCGCCTGGGCCGAAGCCGCACGCTGGTGCTCACCATTCTTTTTTACGCGGGTTTTACCGGACTCTCCTACTTCTGTACCGAGTGGTGGCATCTGTTGATCTGCCGTTTCTTGTCCGCTTTGGGCATCGGTGGTGAATGGGCCGTGGGGGCCTCTTTACTGTCTGAAACTTGGCCGAAGAAATGGCGGCCCTGGATCGCTGCCACACTGCAAACGGCCGTGAATATGGGCGTCCTTCTGGCCTGCCTAGCCGGGTGGCTGCTGAAGGATGACGAAAGCCATCGCACCATTTTCCTGGTCGGTATTCTACCGGCATTGCTAACTCTGTGGATTCGCAAGGCCGTGCCTGAAACGGAGGAGTGGGAGGAGGCCCGCAAAGGTACCAAACCCCCACGCATTGGAGAGCTTTTTGGCAAACAGGTGGCCGGGACGACTTGGCGTGTGATGATCATTTGTGCGGTTTCCCTCACGGCTCACTGGGCCTTCATGTTCTGGCAGCAGAGCCTCATACGCGCCCTACCGGAGGTCAAAAATTTAACGGGTCCAGAGCAGACGAACGCGGTGGTCGTAGCCCTGATGTACATCATGGTGGGCTCCATCATCGGCAACTACGTGGCGGGAGCTGCGGCGAAGATCATGGGCTACCGCCGTGCCATCACGCTGATGCTGCTGGCCTATGGCATCTGCATGCTGACGGCCTTTTCGCAGACGTGGACACACCAGCAGATGCTTTGGTGGTATGCCGTCATTGGTTTGTGCCAAGGGGTCTTTGGCCTCTTCACCATGTGCCTGCCGCCGCTCTTTCCCACGCTGCTGCGTACCACTGGGGCGGGCTTCTGCTACAACATTGGCCGCATCGTCGCCGCCGCAGGCACAGTGATGTTCAAGCTCTACGTGCCCGTGGGCGACTATCGCCTCGCACTCTACTACGCAGGCTTGCTCTTCATCCCCGCCGCCGCCATCGCGCTGCTGCTGCCGGAGGAGGAGTGAGGTGGAGATTGATTTTTGGAATTGAGTGACTAGGTTCTCTTTATGCCAGTGACTTTGGACACTCTCTACGCCTCTGCATGCGGGCTGCCTGTCATAGATCAAGGGCAACTGGTCTCATTGCTTTTGGCTGATCTCTCCGCGGGCTTGGTCGAAACTCAAGATGAGGAGCTGGAAGCGATGGCGGATGAGCGTGAGGCTGAAATGGATACGGATCCAGCAGCCACACTTTCCCACGAGGACCTGCTACATTTCATCAACAGCCGCCGCCAGTGAAGGTGGTTTATCACAGGCTGGTGCAGGCAGACTTAGATCAGGCCTGGCACTACTACGAAGACGCCTCTGCTGGCTTGGGCGATCAGTTTTTTGCGGAGTTTTTGGAGATGATTGCGGCCATTCAGCGGCACCCTCAGCGCTGGGGTTTTGC is a window of Prosthecobacter dejongeii DNA encoding:
- a CDS encoding CAAX prenyl protease-related protein produces the protein MFAHLTRFRESATVAHVLPLAVFMLLNSVPGWFRIENPELPWYRQAPEHWLYPLQTFLTGGLLLFFARHYRLAPWRGLGLAAVLGLIGIAFWVAPAWLYERLVASGTPLPGWVEWLGLVERKEGFNPEVLSAWPAWQGASLGMRFVRMVVVVPLIEEIFWRGFLMRYIGAGERDWQQIPFGLHSWRVFGVVTLLVMLAHNPVDYLGAFVWGGLVYFVAVRTKSLGACVFMHAVGNLALGLYVCQTRQWGFW
- a CDS encoding type II toxin-antitoxin system RelE/ParE family toxin, which encodes MVYHRLVQADLDQAWHYYEDASAGLGDQFFAEFLEMIAAIQRHPQRWGFASRGRRLAQFKRFPYKKMLYRVEAERIKVLVVKHQKRRPSYGDGRY
- a CDS encoding MFS transporter translates to MSQSAAPQEITRLRDLSSHQKKSGLAAWLGWLFDGLDMHIYTLVATPFVAALLMKDGIAAPSGEVDTKASIIQAAFLVGWALGGGVFGWIGDRLGRSRTLVLTILFYAGFTGLSYFCTEWWHLLICRFLSALGIGGEWAVGASLLSETWPKKWRPWIAATLQTAVNMGVLLACLAGWLLKDDESHRTIFLVGILPALLTLWIRKAVPETEEWEEARKGTKPPRIGELFGKQVAGTTWRVMIICAVSLTAHWAFMFWQQSLIRALPEVKNLTGPEQTNAVVVALMYIMVGSIIGNYVAGAAAKIMGYRRAITLMLLAYGICMLTAFSQTWTHQQMLWWYAVIGLCQGVFGLFTMCLPPLFPTLLRTTGAGFCYNIGRIVAAAGTVMFKLYVPVGDYRLALYYAGLLFIPAAAIALLLPEEE
- a CDS encoding addiction module protein encodes the protein MPVTLDTLYASACGLPVIDQGQLVSLLLADLSAGLVETQDEELEAMADEREAEMDTDPAATLSHEDLLHFINSRRQ